Below is a genomic region from Henckelia pumila isolate YLH828 chromosome 3, ASM3356847v2, whole genome shotgun sequence.
CTCCCTATACTTCCAGTGCAAGTGCATATTTTCAATAGTGCCATCAAAAATTTCTCGCCTCcctaaaagaaaaacaaaaaaataagctCCAGATTTAAACAATGAGCCAGCAAAGTAACATGATGCAGTTGTTACCTAGAACCAGGTAACGTTTCATGCTCAAACCCATCTTACGAAACAAAAACCTTTCCTCATCAGTTAATGTTTCTAGATCAGTCGGCAGGTTTGCTGGCTCTTGATTTCCTAGCACCTTTTGCAAGGATTTCTCAGCCTTCTTCATCTTATGCTTTGCCTGCACCAGATATGGTAATGGTAACTTGTGATCAAAACTGAACGTGCTCAAACTCGGTACGGTTATCATTTCTTTTTAATATCAAAACATACGAAAGCTAGCTTCCTCTGAACAGAGTTGACTAAAGAAACATGACTCGAAACGGCTGTGTCACTcctcattttctctatctctgcacTGCTTGGTTGGTTTCCCCAGCGTGAGGTTGCTGCAACTGTCTCTGCAAGGGTACCCGCAACTAATGGCTGCTTGGGTGTTCTGACATTTGAATCAATTAATGTAGCAGCTCTATGCCGGGCATGCTCTTCCTCATCCTGTTGGAAAGCCGTATTTTTTTCGGCCTCAACTAGTGCACTTTCAACACCAGGAGGCAAAAAATCATTACCTCGGTAAAAGACAATGTAGTCTTTGTTCCTGGAAAGTAGCGTTCCTCCCGTCAATATCTGCATAAATTATAAGATAGGTCATAGCTCATAAAAGTAATCTATTTCAACATTAATAATCATTTTCTTACGATCAAACATACTTTTAGTGCATATCACAACCAAAAGAATCTTCAGAAACCATCACCGCTctatttcttcatattttttttgttattttgttatgTTCTTGGGAAAATTAGTGGGAAAGGAACTGTATAATTGGTGTTATTTTGTTATATTCTTGGGAAAATTAGTGGGGAAGGAATGTAAAATTGGTAGCCGGTAGTCATGTGCAGTGCAGCATACATAGCTATCATCTTAAATAATTCAGACCTTGAGTTCTTCAGCCATCCTTTCATTGGAAGTATTGAGAACACCACGCTTGATGGCTATCTTCGCAATAGCACTCTTTTTCCATAAGTTCACCATAGCCATAGCAAGACCTTGCAGTTCTCTGTTTCTTCCTAAATGATGAAGCATTATAAAGAAACTCAATACAAAGAATACATCGTTGTATGTATTAGAGAATAAAGGTAAGTGTTATTGGACGCACCAAGAGCGAAATGTGGAGGCATTGTTCTTGCAGTTCTACGCAAATAAGTCATTTCTTTGTCTTTCAGAGTTTTTCTAGTCCCATGAGGAAGAAGTCTAAAAGGAGGTTTGTGACCAGGCACAACAGCTGGGAGTAAATCTGCATCAACAGGAAGTGGTTCACGACCCGACCAATCCATGAACCTCGGACCAACCTCATCTAAAAGACAGTTGAGCTCATGTAATGACATTTCTTCCTCATTGGATATATTTTTCGAATAATTTGAAGCATCAGCTTCGGAGGATTCTGCAACCCGACTAACATGCTTCACACTGATGCTTTGAGGAGAGTCTTTTACTGAATCTTCAGAAGGGTCCGATGCTCGAATGTGAGCGTCAATGTGTTTAACGTATGACTTTACACAATCGAGCTTATAAGTCATTCCTCTGTATACCACTACCAAACTCCCTGATCTATGTATTATCAAACCTCCCGTTTTTCTCTGACATATAACACAACACAACGCACCAATATAAACTTCGAAGATTAAACACAATATAACTTCCAATGGTTAACATGACTCGGTAAATGAATCTAATGAAACccataacaattaaattaacattttttatttttatttttttgaaaagaaattaacatttttttatttgttctaTCAAGGAAATGTACTCGATTACGACTGACCTCAAGCACTTCATGTGTTCTCTTCATGTTAATAGAAGGTGGCCcttcaaattttaaattgacAACCTCTTCATTCTTCCACTTCTCATGGATAGCATCCACCAATGCCTGAGTCACGCCAGCTGCACCGACTTTCATTCTCTCCACCGTCCTCAGTGCCACATTTCTAAGCCTCTTCAACTCGTTCTCCGGTATCAATCTCTCTGATATCTCTGTATGGTTCTTCCTTAACTTCTCCCCTTTCTCCAAATTTTCATCAGCTCCCATTTCCCATGGTAATCTATTCAAACCATTCGCAGAAGCAGAACGTCCCGAGATGCCTACCTCTCGACTAATACGCGATGAACCCTTCTTAAAAGTGAGAGCTTCACCGTCCTCATCACCCAAAATCTCACTTTTCCCAGAGTATGTGGTTGGCAAGTCCTCAAAATCGACACAATTTTCTTCAAAATCGCCATCAAACGTAGAATCCTCCTCTAAATCCTCAGACAATTGAACAAAACTAATCAAAGATTCCTCATTTTGACACTGGCCCTCTATATCATCCTTTTCTTGAAATTCTTTGTCGCCTACAGATTCATGAAGTCTCCTTGAATTCTCCCTCCCATGAACCCATGGAGCCAAAATTGACTTACTTTTTAAAGCAGAATCAGGACCACGAACCGACTCAATCACCTGAACTCCTGTTACTAAAGAAACATCATCTGGAAAACGTAACCTTTGTGCATCAAATCCTTGCTCGCGACTACCACTTTCCTCAACTTCCCAAGGAAAACTCTCCCTCAAAGAAGGCGTTTTGAGGGACCATTTGCCTTGAATTTGATCAAGAAAACTCGGCCTCGGCTTCCTCTTCTTCCTCGTGGGGAGATTGTCTTCTTGGGTCTCATCATTCTTGAGCTGAACTGCTTGCTGGCAGCAAGAAATCCCAAGCTTGCGGGAATTAAACCGTTTCACAGAACGGATTGCAGGATGAAACAAAAGAATGGGGGAAGATTGGTAAGGCAAATTGGATTGCGAAGATGGTGGCAAGTTAAAATGCGCACGTGAAACTGCCATGGTAAATCGTAATGGATGCCATTGCCACCATCGGATAAAAGGGAAGAAACACGAGTCGCGGGCTTTCATCTGTAATTTGGGCCGTGAACCGAATGTTGCAAAACCGGAAACTTGGCCCGGTGCTGCTGAGCCCACagcaaattatattatataattctaaatacAAATAAGAAGTATTCAAATCAATTCAGTTTTAAAGTTTAGGCTACTTCAGCCCAAAACGATGCATTGGATTTCTGGGAGGCCCAAATTTCTTACTGGGCTTCCTCCAAAAAGAGCCCGAATTTAAAACACAACGtgtttttatcattttaaattaattaaaaatatttgaattacgATAATGATATTATaataagttaattaaattataGCATAGCTTGATTACTAATATAAAACTACAACTGGGGAACATGCAGTTAATCGGTTATCGTTGTtcttataataattttatatatatatatatatatatatatatttattactaTGGGGGCgggttttctttattttaaagTGAATTTGAACTCATATTTATATCCTATCGGAAGATGTTTATGTCCTACACCAAAAGatgttaatatataatattttctaATAAAAGGATGGTATAAATTAATTTctccatttttaaaaattttctctctTCTACTAATGACTAATATAACAAGAAGTTAATAAGTTGAACATTCATGTAATCATTAATTTGTGACTATTTGGAACTGAACGCATAATTAATTTTCAAGCACTCACTTTTTATATGAGCTTAATAGCTTTGATTTTAGCTTATGTTgtggaatttaagatttttcTTGACATGTTCATCTATTGAGAGTGTTGATTTATTGTGTTCATGTATTAAAAGTAGCTTTTGAATGTAAAATCAAGTTTGTATATAAAGAGACGGACAAGTGATCCTTTCCGGTATagacttatttttaaaaaaaggtatTTGCACCAACACCcctatgaaatattgaaaatacacacttctcccctgtgaaattttaatagtcaTATTAAACCCtgatcttttaaaaaattagcacactcgccccttcagatgagtgattgttacGCACGCCCCCCTCATGCGGttgggcaaagattttgatattttttttgcaccaaatacccctgtgaaatattaaaaatgcatatttgacacCTGTgaagataatttttaaatctatttaacccataatacacattttttaataaaatccaattataatatttagaaaacattttttgttttattaatttttattttttattttaaatgtattatcattaattaattattttctaaaaaatattattattttatcctgTTAtccttattttattaaattcacttcgtatttccaactttttcattaaacatccattcataaacaagtatttaaataatttcaagtaccaaaatattgaactaaagttcaaacatattattttttcgatttaggactatatattattgaaccaaaatttaaatttttcgagaatatgcattgcacaatttgtaataaataataaaaaataacatgtttatataattataaatcgAAAAGgtaacattcatgaacttatcatttagttcaatattttggtatttttagatatttaaatccttatttatgaatcatgtttaatggagaatttgaaaacacgaagtgatttgataaaataatgataacgagataaagtaataatttttttaaaaataaattaattaaaaattaaaaattaaaaataaataaaattaaaaatgtttggtacttatcattaacttatcattttgatttaatattttgatacttttaggtatttaaatctcgttatgaatgcatttttaatggagaagttggaaacaagaaaaaagtttaataaaataattataacaagataaaataatattttttagaaaacaattatataatcataataaaattaaaaataaaattaattaaatgaaaaaaaatttgctaaatattttataattatattttaataaaaattgtgtattatgggttgaatagatttaaaaattattttcacaggggttaaatatgcatttttaatatttcacagaggtatttggtgcaaaaaatatcaaaatctttgtccagtcgcatgaggggcgcgtgtgcaacaatcactcatttgaaggggcgagtgtgctaattttttaaaaggtcagggttgaagatgcctattaaaattttacagTGAAGAAgcgtgcattttcaatatttcataggGGTGATTGATGCAAATaactcttttaaaaaatatatatatatacaaaaactTGGAAATTAAACTCTTGAAGATTTGTTCTCAAATACGGTACTTGCCAAATGTTTGATATATAGATTCGTAGTTGAAGTATGCTTGTGGTATTTGGGCAGCGGATGATTATCTATATTGAGAGTAATATTACTTCAATTATTGACTCAAATTttatgattgataaatattataatttgaaGATTAGTATATCATAGCTTCAATAGTATGAGTATGTCTATTAGGGTCATTTTTGTACGTTTTAGTTGAGAAATGTTTAATTTGATCATCATCATTTAAGGATTGGTTTtagagatatttattttatttaaacttcATTCATTTCTTGCAAATATAATAGATTAATTACATT
It encodes:
- the LOC140886472 gene encoding CRM-domain containing factor CFM3A, chloroplastic/mitochondrial; translation: MAVSRAHFNLPPSSQSNLPYQSSPILLFHPAIRSVKRFNSRKLGISCCQQAVQLKNDETQEDNLPTRKKRKPRPSFLDQIQGKWSLKTPSLRESFPWEVEESGSREQGFDAQRLRFPDDVSLVTGVQVIESVRGPDSALKSKSILAPWVHGRENSRRLHESVGDKEFQEKDDIEGQCQNEESLISFVQLSEDLEEDSTFDGDFEENCVDFEDLPTTYSGKSEILGDEDGEALTFKKGSSRISREVGISGRSASANGLNRLPWEMGADENLEKGEKLRKNHTEISERLIPENELKRLRNVALRTVERMKVGAAGVTQALVDAIHEKWKNEEVVNLKFEGPPSINMKRTHEVLERKTGGLIIHRSGSLVVVYRGMTYKLDCVKSYVKHIDAHIRASDPSEDSVKDSPQSISVKHVSRVAESSEADASNYSKNISNEEEMSLHELNCLLDEVGPRFMDWSGREPLPVDADLLPAVVPGHKPPFRLLPHGTRKTLKDKEMTYLRRTARTMPPHFALGRNRELQGLAMAMVNLWKKSAIAKIAIKRGVLNTSNERMAEELKILTGGTLLSRNKDYIVFYRGNDFLPPGVESALVEAEKNTAFQQDEEEHARHRAATLIDSNVRTPKQPLVAGTLAETVAATSRWGNQPSSAEIEKMRSDTAVSSHVSLVNSVQRKLAFAKHKMKKAEKSLQKVLGNQEPANLPTDLETLTDEERFLFRKMGLSMKRYLVLGRREIFDGTIENMHLHWKYRELVKIIVDRKKFPQVKHIAVSLEAESGGLLVSVEKVTKGYVIIVYRGKNYQPPSAFRPKNLLTKRQALVRSIELQRLEALKHHVLELEEKIKKLKEELEDMKTEIENDSENLDLSLDTVSDSS